In Lujinxingia litoralis, a single window of DNA contains:
- a CDS encoding AgmX/PglI C-terminal domain-containing protein, whose translation MMNEAMDWPRSVCRYGASIVVCMMLIGQASWSMASPPDEPGSPVENEGVTEPRETPAEQASDNASQPRRLLSDAEWDAAHSGDMLELPSCEEEARLSNDSFDDKLLFRLEIEVDGEVSRVELLRGPAEPSELRTCLNASLLGLRFGALEVSAYVLIENVRRSDGTRLSRRATAPYSSDRREVIQRVVRQHRREMQHCYEHELRHQPDLAGSVTVRWTIAPSGAATQVSIVETSLNNSELEQCMVQNIRRWVFPKPKGGGIVKVIYPFNFSF comes from the coding sequence ATGATGAATGAAGCTATGGACTGGCCGCGCAGTGTGTGTCGGTATGGTGCAAGCATCGTGGTCTGCATGATGCTTATCGGGCAGGCGTCGTGGTCGATGGCTTCGCCGCCAGATGAGCCTGGCTCTCCTGTAGAAAATGAGGGCGTCACAGAGCCTCGCGAGACACCCGCCGAGCAGGCTTCGGACAACGCGAGCCAGCCTCGCCGTTTACTATCCGATGCCGAATGGGACGCGGCGCATTCTGGAGATATGCTGGAGCTTCCGTCCTGCGAGGAGGAAGCCCGTCTGTCGAATGACTCGTTCGATGATAAACTGCTTTTTCGGCTGGAGATTGAAGTCGACGGAGAGGTTTCGCGGGTTGAATTGTTGAGGGGCCCGGCGGAACCTTCCGAGCTGCGGACCTGTCTGAACGCGTCTTTGCTCGGGCTAAGATTTGGGGCGCTTGAGGTGTCCGCGTATGTCCTGATCGAAAATGTGCGTCGATCGGATGGTACGCGACTTAGCCGGCGCGCTACTGCCCCGTATTCGTCAGATAGAAGAGAGGTGATTCAGCGTGTGGTTCGCCAGCACCGCCGGGAGATGCAGCACTGCTATGAGCATGAGCTGAGGCATCAGCCCGACCTGGCCGGGAGCGTGACGGTTCGCTGGACGATTGCGCCCTCGGGGGCAGCCACACAGGTGTCGATCGTCGAGACCTCACTGAACAACTCCGAGCTTGAACAGTGCATGGTTCAGAACATTCGCCGCTGGGTTTTCCCGAAGCCCAAGGGGGGCGGGATTGTCAAGGTGATCTACCCCTTCAACTTCAGCTTTTAA
- a CDS encoding tetratricopeptide repeat protein: MKSIYGHQSPRSWRALLAASALWLSLAPLEATAQPEEEEKVEHQIEVQATSQQTDRPTLENEQLGPRFSATQFVTERSLASLQRQDEAIVQLRDLIRSTPKNDPQRAEYLFNLSEIFWERSRYYDDTAVERQDECYRYDDQGDEQGARRCRAQMEDMQSEAKRLREESVQLYVDIVRDYPGFGELDKVYFYLGSNLMETGRQAEALDIFRELIANFPQTKFGPQVLLYFGEYAFDQGEMFEALTAYQKVAEYPDSPVYPYGLYKLAWTYYNLENYDRSVEVFLTVVDAARERPDDGTMVALMRQVRQDVVRAYAQMGSPDQAVSFFQDIAPEREDWLKMTERLAVFYGDQVQLSDSNRMYRELITLNQESVKTVDYQYEIVRNQTTNNAYSEESIQELVRMMRLVQLADGGQFADTEEQNYPKIRAKVEEAARNWSTTYHREAQRTKNADLYAMAYYLYKFYLETFQDTEHEYMMTFFYGELLYQLENWEEAAAAYERVLELDPEGEYTKEAVLATVLAYFYIVDTSEERAVIEATFDEEKDGEETPAVPEAQELPEVYVKLMTACENYIEYVPDGDRMVDVKYTMARTYYDFNHLEKAYTVFEDIAFSHSDHRLAVISANLHLDSLNLLQEFDGLNAAVERYIEEEPIADADFRDDVTNLHMAIRFKICTVHDDNEEWREAAECFVAYASDFPESEFVDKALYNAALDFERLREIGPAIQVRLHLLRVRPSSELAPETLFNIGGNYHALAVYSEASRFYEAFVRNFPDHEKAEDALSNASTFRQGLGQYDEAIANYERYLELFASGNRQESAEVFFQIAQIYEEQGKQEEAFRQYRQYLRKHAEHGTNDRLLEARVKLGLHYWNSGGRSGRRDALQEFERTLRLYERMSEEERADMTTGRDAAAQAKFMIGEDIFERAAAISINSPNAKVLQRKATEKIEAIEEARKAYEEVILFGRPDWAIAALYRIGSGFQNFAESFRESPVPSQLTYEQQEIYRGILEDRASAIEDQAVVMYREALNTARRANWFNEYSRNAEVALAELRPREFRKPSEMRAQPVFFRDGFMQSGFILDVEDDDILGGLGDEEQAAEAAPAPEEVESEPAS, from the coding sequence ATGAAGAGCATCTACGGTCACCAATCACCCCGGAGCTGGCGCGCGTTGCTGGCCGCCTCGGCGCTATGGCTTAGCCTGGCGCCGCTGGAAGCTACCGCCCAGCCGGAAGAAGAAGAGAAGGTCGAGCATCAAATCGAGGTGCAGGCCACTTCCCAGCAGACCGATCGCCCTACGCTGGAAAACGAACAACTGGGGCCGCGCTTTAGCGCTACTCAGTTTGTGACGGAGCGTAGCCTGGCGAGTCTCCAGCGTCAGGATGAGGCGATCGTGCAGCTGCGCGACCTCATCCGATCCACGCCTAAAAACGACCCGCAGCGCGCGGAGTACCTCTTCAATCTCTCGGAGATCTTCTGGGAGCGTTCGCGCTACTACGACGATACCGCCGTGGAGCGTCAGGACGAGTGTTACCGCTACGACGACCAGGGGGATGAGCAGGGCGCCCGACGCTGTCGTGCTCAGATGGAAGATATGCAGTCCGAGGCCAAGCGCCTGCGCGAGGAGTCGGTTCAGCTCTATGTCGATATTGTCCGCGACTACCCGGGCTTCGGCGAACTCGATAAAGTCTACTTCTACCTGGGCTCCAACCTGATGGAGACCGGTCGCCAGGCCGAGGCTCTGGACATCTTCCGGGAGCTCATCGCAAACTTCCCGCAAACCAAATTTGGCCCCCAGGTCCTGCTCTACTTCGGCGAGTACGCCTTTGATCAGGGGGAGATGTTCGAGGCGCTCACGGCCTACCAGAAGGTTGCTGAGTATCCCGATTCCCCGGTGTACCCCTACGGCCTCTACAAGTTGGCCTGGACCTACTACAACCTGGAGAATTACGATCGCTCCGTTGAGGTCTTTTTGACCGTGGTCGATGCGGCGCGCGAGCGGCCCGATGACGGCACGATGGTCGCGCTGATGCGCCAGGTGCGCCAGGATGTCGTGCGTGCCTACGCCCAGATGGGTTCGCCGGATCAGGCCGTGTCCTTCTTCCAGGACATCGCTCCCGAACGGGAAGATTGGCTTAAGATGACCGAGCGTCTGGCGGTGTTCTACGGTGATCAGGTTCAGTTAAGTGATTCCAACCGGATGTACCGCGAACTCATCACGCTTAATCAGGAAAGCGTGAAGACGGTCGATTATCAGTACGAAATCGTGCGTAACCAGACGACCAACAACGCTTACTCCGAAGAGAGTATTCAGGAGTTGGTGCGTATGATGCGTCTGGTGCAACTGGCCGACGGCGGACAATTCGCAGACACCGAAGAACAGAACTACCCGAAGATTCGTGCCAAGGTCGAGGAGGCGGCCCGCAACTGGTCGACCACCTACCATCGTGAGGCTCAGCGTACCAAGAACGCCGACCTCTACGCGATGGCGTACTACCTCTACAAGTTCTACCTGGAGACCTTCCAGGATACCGAACATGAATACATGATGACCTTCTTCTACGGGGAGCTTCTTTACCAGCTTGAGAACTGGGAAGAGGCGGCCGCTGCCTATGAGCGCGTCCTGGAGTTGGATCCCGAGGGGGAGTACACCAAAGAGGCGGTGCTGGCGACGGTATTGGCCTACTTCTACATCGTCGACACCTCCGAAGAGCGCGCGGTGATTGAAGCGACCTTCGATGAGGAGAAGGATGGTGAGGAGACGCCGGCGGTCCCCGAAGCTCAAGAGCTTCCGGAGGTCTACGTCAAGTTGATGACGGCCTGCGAGAACTACATTGAGTACGTGCCCGATGGCGATCGCATGGTCGATGTCAAGTACACGATGGCGCGCACCTACTATGACTTCAATCATCTGGAGAAGGCCTACACCGTCTTTGAAGATATTGCATTTAGTCATAGTGACCACCGCCTGGCGGTGATTTCGGCTAACCTTCACCTGGATTCGCTGAACCTTCTTCAAGAGTTCGACGGCCTCAACGCGGCGGTGGAGCGCTACATTGAGGAAGAGCCTATCGCTGACGCCGATTTCCGCGACGACGTCACCAATCTGCACATGGCGATTCGCTTCAAAATCTGCACGGTGCACGACGACAACGAAGAGTGGCGGGAGGCTGCGGAGTGCTTTGTGGCCTACGCCAGTGATTTCCCCGAGTCGGAGTTTGTGGACAAGGCTCTCTACAACGCGGCGCTGGACTTTGAGCGGCTGCGCGAAATCGGCCCGGCGATCCAGGTGCGCCTGCACCTGTTGCGGGTGCGACCCAGCTCGGAACTCGCCCCCGAAACGCTCTTCAACATCGGTGGCAACTACCACGCGCTGGCCGTCTACAGTGAAGCGTCGCGCTTCTATGAAGCGTTTGTGCGTAACTTCCCCGACCACGAGAAAGCAGAGGATGCTCTCTCCAACGCGTCGACCTTCCGCCAGGGACTCGGGCAGTACGATGAGGCGATCGCGAATTACGAGCGCTACCTGGAGCTCTTTGCCAGCGGCAATCGTCAGGAGTCCGCGGAGGTCTTCTTCCAGATTGCCCAGATCTACGAAGAGCAGGGCAAGCAAGAGGAAGCCTTCCGTCAGTACCGTCAGTACCTGCGTAAGCATGCTGAGCACGGCACCAACGACCGTCTGTTGGAAGCCCGCGTGAAGCTGGGGCTGCATTACTGGAACAGCGGCGGACGAAGCGGGCGACGGGACGCGCTCCAGGAGTTTGAGCGTACCCTGCGACTTTATGAGCGCATGAGTGAGGAGGAGCGCGCCGATATGACCACCGGTCGTGATGCCGCGGCTCAGGCCAAGTTTATGATCGGCGAAGACATCTTTGAGCGCGCCGCTGCCATCAGCATCAACTCTCCCAACGCCAAGGTGCTGCAGCGGAAGGCTACAGAGAAGATCGAGGCCATTGAAGAGGCCCGAAAGGCCTACGAAGAGGTGATTCTCTTTGGCCGCCCCGACTGGGCCATTGCCGCGCTTTATCGGATTGGCAGCGGGTTTCAGAACTTCGCAGAGAGTTTCCGAGAGAGCCCCGTGCCATCTCAACTCACCTACGAACAGCAGGAGATCTACCGGGGCATCCTGGAAGACAGGGCCTCCGCAATCGAGGATCAGGCGGTGGTGATGTACCGCGAGGCGCTGAATACGGCGCGTCGGGCCAACTGGTTCAACGAGTACAGCCGCAACGCCGAGGTCGCGCTGGCGGAGCTGCGTCCACGAGAGTTCCGCAAGCCCTCCGAGATGCGCGCACAGCCGGTATTTTTCCGCGACGGGTTTATGCAGTCGGGCTTCATTCTGGATGTTGAGGATGACGACATTCTGGGTGGGCTTGGCGATGAGGAGCAGGCGGCCGAAGCGGCGCCGGCGCCCGAAGAGGTCGAGAGCGAGCCGGCCTCTTGA
- the rplS gene encoding 50S ribosomal protein L19: MELLKKIAAAHLREDHPDFRPGDTVRVHLRIREGEKERVQVYEGVVLGRSGAGVEETVTVRKISNGVGVERIFPVHSPRIEKIEVAAIGRVRRAKLYYLRELSGKKARIRSKRARKGGL; the protein is encoded by the coding sequence ATGGAATTGCTTAAGAAAATCGCCGCAGCTCACCTGCGTGAAGACCACCCGGACTTCCGCCCTGGCGACACCGTTCGCGTTCACCTGCGTATTCGTGAAGGTGAAAAAGAGCGCGTTCAGGTGTACGAAGGCGTTGTCCTTGGCCGCAGTGGCGCGGGCGTCGAAGAGACCGTCACCGTGCGCAAGATCTCGAACGGCGTCGGCGTGGAGCGTATCTTCCCGGTCCACAGCCCCCGCATCGAAAAGATCGAAGTGGCGGCGATCGGTCGCGTGCGTCGTGCCAAGCTCTACTACCTGCGTGAACTCTCCGGTAAGAAGGCGCGTATTCGCTCCAAGCGCGCGCGCAAGGGCGGCCTTTGA
- a CDS encoding ribonuclease HII: MSQQFLFTASEPRIGELEELMRSRGHLHIIGVDEAGRGPLAGPVHAAAYWWSLEPGQEARWSGLNDSKKMRESQREALFDALCAEPARFELATSSAERIDAINILQATFEAMRSAVETLVRQRGQRPDLVVVDGNMIIPELDLPQQAIVKGDGRSLAIAAASVIAKVSRDRVMRQAEERWPGYGFSGHKGYGTAAHREAIATLGPTPLHRKSFKGVREHLEKSLE, encoded by the coding sequence ATGAGTCAGCAGTTCCTTTTTACGGCCTCGGAGCCCCGCATCGGTGAGCTTGAGGAGCTGATGCGCTCGCGAGGGCATCTCCACATCATTGGCGTGGATGAGGCCGGACGCGGGCCCCTGGCCGGTCCGGTGCATGCCGCGGCGTACTGGTGGTCGTTGGAGCCCGGTCAGGAGGCGCGTTGGTCGGGGCTTAACGACTCCAAAAAAATGCGTGAAAGTCAGCGCGAGGCACTCTTTGATGCTCTCTGCGCCGAGCCCGCCCGTTTCGAGCTGGCCACCAGCAGCGCCGAGCGGATCGACGCGATCAACATCCTTCAGGCCACCTTCGAGGCGATGCGTTCCGCAGTGGAAACGCTCGTCCGACAACGGGGGCAGCGCCCGGATCTGGTGGTGGTTGATGGCAATATGATCATCCCGGAGTTGGACCTACCGCAGCAGGCCATCGTCAAAGGAGACGGACGAAGCCTGGCGATCGCGGCGGCCAGCGTGATCGCTAAGGTCTCCCGCGATCGTGTGATGCGTCAGGCCGAAGAGCGGTGGCCCGGATATGGTTTCTCCGGTCATAAGGGCTACGGGACCGCCGCCCACCGAGAGGCCATTGCCACGCTGGGGCCGACTCCGCTTCACCGAAAGAGCTTTAAAGGGGTGCGAGAACACCTTGAAAAAAGTCTCGAGTAA
- a CDS encoding YraN family protein yields the protein MNAGQCDWIHTGDREQLGAAGEDLARRHLERSGWTIEAQNVRFRHGELDLVACQELACGELLVAFIEVKSRRRCDRYSPALAVGFRKRRTIARLAQEYIRARGRRQARYRFDVITVDYSSRPASLQHIQGAFDASGNTC from the coding sequence ATGAATGCAGGGCAATGTGATTGGATCCACACCGGAGATCGCGAGCAACTCGGCGCGGCCGGTGAAGACCTGGCCAGACGTCATCTGGAGCGCAGCGGCTGGACCATCGAAGCCCAGAATGTGCGCTTCCGTCATGGCGAGCTCGATCTTGTCGCCTGCCAGGAGCTTGCGTGTGGCGAGCTCCTGGTGGCTTTTATCGAGGTGAAGAGCAGGCGTCGCTGCGACCGCTATAGCCCGGCGCTGGCCGTTGGCTTTCGCAAGCGCCGCACCATCGCTCGCCTGGCTCAAGAGTACATCCGAGCGCGGGGGCGTAGGCAAGCGCGCTACCGCTTCGACGTCATCACCGTGGACTACAGTTCTCGGCCGGCGTCGCTGCAGCATATCCAGGGGGCCTTTGACGCTTCGGGCAACACCTGCTGA
- a CDS encoding tetratricopeptide repeat protein: MRLAHTKVLTLCALVALTLATACGGAAKPDEMTQATATGGTNNAEAIVEFEKAVEVWEEGGEARIGEVKDLLRRALKEDRGFGKAWFNLGVILELEGDLDEAREAYEKAAEFAPKLGEAYVNMGMLEMTSGNRDQAWEYFQRAVEVQPYNPAAHNNIAVMLRERGEYAEAVNHARRSLAGDSQNTRAYGNLARIYFDRGNFQVARLVMFNAIQIDENDPDLYNILGHIELKRNDVTSAIAYFQKTLEIAPAHVPALMNMGAIVLNVRDFERAIEFFGNVLEHEPQNLDAILSMGVARRGMGDLEGAREAYERILAMDEQNALVQYNLGVLEHEHLAQNAQLGGDREAPSPDDMVAQMDWTIANLEAAIAHYETSIEHYNNFLHYEQGAHVEQREDVTARIDQVRQIVEMTREQIPMLVEQREMLAEEVAQAEAAAAAEAAAAEEAPVDESGAEGEESLADDSDQGLEEAP; encoded by the coding sequence ATGCGATTGGCTCATACGAAAGTCCTCACGCTCTGCGCGCTCGTCGCGCTCACTCTGGCCACTGCCTGCGGCGGTGCCGCAAAACCCGATGAGATGACCCAGGCGACTGCGACCGGCGGCACCAACAACGCCGAGGCCATCGTGGAATTCGAGAAGGCCGTCGAAGTCTGGGAGGAGGGCGGGGAAGCCCGCATCGGCGAGGTCAAAGATTTGCTGCGGAGAGCCCTCAAAGAAGACCGCGGCTTTGGTAAGGCCTGGTTCAATCTGGGCGTGATCCTCGAACTCGAAGGCGATCTTGATGAGGCCCGTGAGGCCTACGAGAAAGCCGCCGAATTTGCGCCGAAACTTGGCGAAGCCTACGTCAACATGGGCATGCTGGAGATGACTTCCGGCAACCGGGACCAGGCCTGGGAGTATTTTCAGCGTGCCGTTGAGGTGCAGCCTTACAACCCGGCCGCGCATAACAACATCGCCGTGATGTTGCGAGAGCGTGGCGAGTATGCCGAGGCGGTGAACCACGCTCGCCGTTCGCTGGCAGGGGACAGTCAAAACACGCGCGCTTATGGCAACCTGGCCCGCATCTACTTTGATCGTGGCAACTTCCAGGTGGCGCGACTGGTGATGTTCAATGCCATTCAGATCGATGAAAACGATCCGGACCTCTACAACATCCTGGGGCATATCGAGCTGAAGCGAAACGATGTGACCTCGGCGATCGCCTACTTCCAGAAAACGCTGGAGATTGCGCCCGCGCATGTGCCGGCGTTGATGAACATGGGGGCGATTGTGCTTAATGTTCGCGATTTTGAGCGTGCCATTGAGTTCTTTGGGAACGTGCTTGAGCACGAACCGCAGAACCTTGATGCCATCCTCTCCATGGGCGTTGCTCGACGAGGGATGGGCGACCTTGAGGGGGCCCGGGAGGCATATGAACGCATCCTGGCGATGGACGAGCAAAACGCGCTGGTGCAGTACAACCTGGGCGTGCTGGAGCATGAGCACCTGGCGCAGAACGCGCAGCTCGGTGGCGATCGCGAAGCTCCCTCGCCCGACGACATGGTCGCGCAGATGGACTGGACCATCGCCAACCTGGAAGCAGCGATCGCGCACTACGAAACATCCATCGAGCACTACAACAACTTCTTGCACTACGAGCAGGGCGCGCATGTGGAGCAGCGCGAAGATGTCACCGCCCGGATCGACCAGGTTCGTCAGATCGTCGAGATGACCCGGGAGCAGATTCCGATGCTTGTGGAGCAGCGTGAGATGCTTGCTGAAGAAGTCGCGCAGGCCGAAGCGGCAGCGGCCGCCGAGGCTGCGGCGGCCGAGGAGGCTCCCGTGGACGAGAGTGGCGCAGAAGGCGAAGAGAGTCTGGCCGATGATTCGGATCAGGGGCTGGAAGAGGCGCCCTGA
- a CDS encoding AgmX/PglI C-terminal domain-containing protein encodes MMLQAEIIQSGQVVSTVKLEQDNVKVGKLSSSHIRLDDDRVSRIHAVLERQPDSSFVAIDLGSASGTYVNGEKITKAAVGAGDELQFGDTVVRLSEVVEVVAAPAAVAAAGGALPEGYIRLEDGSVVQPYAMEGYYDDAGNYIPGYYDAEGAYHYGYGYHDDEGAWQVAHGFYDPQGEWVATPDPNAPAGPSDTELYTESFFDPAGGQTLEVAFLWTDHVLAVNAYEDPQSVTIGPDEANDFVVEDPLVNQEKFPLVSYRDGGYRVNVSAQMEGLVQQDGQQYTLAEAIQRGIATASAEVGGGYSLTLTPRTSVRVEFGANTFLIHFTTMPALGGGMLAIDRQPIPYQATSALLHILFLVMVFSWPENHGAFELHEFSAEDRFVQLLAPAEQEELEEEVPDWLEGGNEQEEAAAHKGDEGEAGDQMAEEADNHLAVKGPADNTDIELRKAYDTEVAMNTGALAAFNDSSLGSMWGSGDVSVGGDAMHALGNMTGSQAGAAAGVGGLGLAGAGRGGGGVSERGIGMAAVGTAGRGGGGKGGGNYGKGGANLGDREVRQPKIVPGRPAVQGSLDREIIQRVVRQHRREMQHCYEQELQRNPNLAGRVTVRWVISPTGSVTVASIAETSLNNSGVEQCMTQRIRRWVFPEPKGGGIVNVNYPFNFSS; translated from the coding sequence ATGATGCTTCAAGCCGAGATTATTCAGTCGGGACAGGTGGTTTCGACGGTCAAGCTCGAACAGGATAACGTCAAAGTAGGCAAGCTCTCGAGCTCGCACATCCGCCTGGATGACGACCGTGTTTCGCGCATTCATGCCGTTCTGGAGCGGCAGCCCGATAGTAGCTTTGTCGCCATTGACCTGGGCAGCGCTTCGGGCACGTACGTCAACGGTGAGAAGATCACAAAAGCTGCGGTAGGCGCCGGTGACGAGCTGCAGTTCGGCGATACGGTGGTGCGTCTCTCCGAGGTGGTCGAAGTCGTAGCCGCCCCGGCGGCGGTCGCGGCGGCCGGTGGCGCGCTGCCCGAAGGCTATATTCGGCTTGAGGATGGGTCGGTGGTTCAGCCCTATGCGATGGAGGGCTATTACGACGACGCGGGCAACTACATCCCGGGCTACTACGACGCGGAGGGCGCCTACCACTACGGTTACGGCTACCACGACGATGAGGGTGCCTGGCAGGTGGCGCATGGCTTCTACGACCCCCAGGGGGAGTGGGTTGCCACGCCCGATCCGAATGCTCCGGCCGGCCCCAGCGATACCGAGCTCTACACCGAGAGCTTCTTCGACCCGGCCGGTGGTCAGACCCTGGAGGTGGCCTTCCTGTGGACGGACCACGTGCTGGCGGTCAACGCCTACGAAGACCCTCAGTCAGTGACGATCGGGCCGGATGAAGCCAATGACTTTGTGGTCGAAGATCCCCTGGTCAATCAGGAGAAGTTCCCGCTGGTCAGCTATCGGGATGGCGGGTATCGCGTCAACGTATCCGCGCAGATGGAAGGTCTTGTGCAGCAAGATGGCCAGCAATATACGCTGGCTGAAGCCATTCAGCGGGGAATCGCCACGGCAAGCGCCGAAGTGGGGGGAGGCTACAGCCTGACCCTGACGCCGCGCACCAGCGTGCGTGTGGAGTTCGGGGCCAATACCTTCCTGATTCACTTCACCACGATGCCCGCGCTTGGCGGGGGGATGCTGGCGATCGACCGTCAGCCGATTCCCTACCAGGCGACCAGTGCGCTCTTGCATATCCTCTTTCTCGTGATGGTGTTCTCGTGGCCGGAGAATCACGGCGCATTTGAACTCCACGAGTTCAGCGCGGAGGACCGCTTCGTTCAGCTCCTGGCTCCGGCGGAGCAGGAGGAACTCGAGGAAGAGGTTCCGGACTGGCTGGAAGGTGGTAACGAGCAGGAAGAGGCCGCGGCCCATAAAGGTGACGAGGGCGAGGCAGGCGACCAGATGGCGGAAGAAGCCGATAACCACCTCGCGGTGAAGGGCCCGGCAGACAACACCGACATTGAGCTTCGCAAGGCCTACGACACCGAAGTGGCCATGAACACCGGTGCACTTGCCGCGTTTAATGATTCGTCGCTCGGCAGCATGTGGGGTTCTGGTGATGTTTCGGTCGGAGGCGATGCGATGCATGCGCTGGGTAACATGACCGGGAGTCAGGCTGGCGCGGCGGCCGGTGTGGGTGGTCTCGGGCTGGCCGGCGCCGGTCGTGGGGGCGGCGGTGTCTCGGAGCGCGGGATTGGCATGGCTGCGGTCGGTACCGCAGGTCGTGGCGGCGGTGGCAAGGGCGGCGGGAACTACGGAAAAGGTGGTGCGAATCTGGGTGATCGCGAGGTTCGTCAGCCCAAGATTGTTCCCGGGCGCCCCGCCGTGCAGGGCTCGCTGGACCGCGAAATCATTCAGCGCGTGGTTCGCCAGCACCGCCGGGAGATGCAGCACTGCTATGAGCAGGAACTGCAGCGTAACCCCAACCTGGCCGGTCGCGTCACCGTACGTTGGGTGATCTCGCCGACTGGGTCGGTTACTGTGGCCTCGATCGCCGAGACCTCGCTGAACAACTCCGGGGTTGAGCAGTGCATGACGCAGCGCATTCGCCGCTGGGTCTTCCCGGAGCCTAAGGGTGGTGGAATTGTCAACGTGAACTACCCCTTCAACTTCAGCTCTTAA
- a CDS encoding tetratricopeptide repeat protein yields MSLPSRVNAIRVTGKGRATLGALLMLVLLALGSTGCDADRTAAVRELNLGMAAFQAGQSSTAAEHMEEALRIDPTFTDAAYLLGQVYQMRSKNYEEAARAYRRALDIEPTNAQYAYRLGTALVDLGKLDEAATHFERAVANDDGFSRAWFRLGLTQDKLGRHHQAVASYTRAIETNPRLRMSKEDPGGEHYHALADLYLRFGLSDHAVRVYENGVRNNATSTRLLHGLGVARMEIGRFEEAAQSFVATMEQDPGHASANFNLAVAHHERGDSAGAVAQLERFLGSGAATEDPARQAAAQALLAELSDGD; encoded by the coding sequence ATGAGCCTGCCGAGTCGTGTGAATGCGATCCGTGTTACTGGGAAGGGGAGGGCGACGCTGGGCGCGCTCCTGATGCTGGTGTTGCTCGCGCTGGGAAGTACGGGGTGCGATGCCGATCGCACCGCGGCGGTGCGAGAGCTGAACCTGGGCATGGCGGCCTTTCAGGCCGGGCAGTCCTCGACAGCGGCCGAGCATATGGAAGAGGCATTGCGCATTGATCCGACCTTCACCGATGCGGCCTACCTGCTCGGGCAGGTCTATCAGATGCGCTCCAAGAACTATGAGGAAGCCGCCCGCGCCTATCGGCGCGCGCTCGACATTGAGCCGACCAATGCACAGTACGCCTACCGTCTGGGCACGGCGCTGGTCGACCTCGGAAAACTCGACGAGGCGGCCACTCATTTTGAGCGGGCCGTGGCCAACGATGATGGGTTCTCGCGAGCCTGGTTCCGGCTGGGGCTGACGCAGGACAAGCTGGGGCGCCACCATCAGGCCGTCGCCAGCTACACTCGCGCCATTGAGACCAACCCCCGGCTGCGGATGAGCAAAGAGGATCCCGGCGGCGAGCATTATCACGCGCTGGCCGACCTCTACCTGCGCTTCGGGCTGAGCGATCATGCCGTGCGCGTGTACGAGAACGGGGTGCGCAACAACGCCACCTCGACGCGTTTGCTGCACGGGCTGGGGGTGGCGCGCATGGAGATCGGGCGCTTCGAGGAGGCCGCTCAGAGTTTTGTGGCCACCATGGAGCAGGACCCCGGTCACGCTTCGGCGAACTTCAACCTGGCGGTTGCGCACCATGAGCGCGGTGATAGCGCCGGGGCGGTGGCTCAGCTCGAGCGTTTCCTGGGAAGTGGCGCGGCCACCGAAGACCCCGCTCGGCAGGCGGCAGCTCAGGCGCTCTTGGCCGAACTCAGCGACGGGGATTGA